The following proteins come from a genomic window of Nicotiana tomentosiformis chromosome 12, ASM39032v3, whole genome shotgun sequence:
- the LOC104109525 gene encoding B3 domain-containing transcription factor NGA1-like, with product MNFFTNRRGIQQQAAGSSKGMCPFSQSSSSSSTSSSQQQQQQQHRESTELLLMDSSPTATRNYGDGDEVAGGEAHHLIEREHMFDKVVTPSDVGKLNRLVIPKQHAEKYFPLDSSSNDKGGLLLNFEDRNGKPWRFRYSYWNSSQSYVMTKGWSRFVKEKKLDAGDIVSFQRGAGELVKHRLFIDWRRRPDAPDMNPFMVPHHFSNWNHGRLFLQRGPPAPSFTQQHPHSQYSHNLLLEAGSNIAQQQQSHHYPHSYIYGIGNTSPAYYNTCFNNSSISTNATVVNANPCAGGSGNYARSGATASQLISQHELEIMQMQRGCSSVGGSSGGEPMVFNSVPVVQGKVAAKRLRLFGVNMDCPMDHSDMFSSSTIPTTYSNAPHFSSSLSTSSTPFLQLRNFNSPLQVVPSDEESSDKGKASMSLDLDI from the coding sequence ATGAATTTCTTTACTAATAGAAGGGGGATCCAACAACAAGCAGCTGGCTCTTCAAAAGGTATGTGCCCTTTTTCTCAGTCTTCCTCCTCATCTTCAACATCCTCTtcgcagcagcagcagcagcaacagcaCCGAGAAAGTACGGAGCTTCTGTTGATGGATTCTTCCCCTACGGCTACCAGAAATTATGGGGACGGCGATGAGGTTGCTGGAGGAGAAGCTCATCACCTGATTGAGAGGGAACATATGTTCGATAAGGTAGTAACTCCGAGTGACGTGGGCAAGCTCAATCGTTTAGTCATTCCAAAACAGCATGCCGAGAAGTATTTCCCACTGGATTCCTCTAGCAACGACAAGGGGGGACTTCTGTTGAATTTCGAAGACAGAAATGGGAAGCCATGGAGATTCAGGTATTCCTACTGGAATAGCAGCCAAAGCTATGTCATGACTAAAGGTTGGAGCCGCTTTGTCAAGGAGAAGAAGCTCGACGCTGGGGATATTGTCTCATTTCAGCGCGGAGCTGGTGAATTGGTCAAGCATCGTCTCTTCATCGACTGGCGCCGCCGTCCTGATGCCCCGGACATGAATCCCTTTATGGTGCCGCACCACTTCTCTAATTGGAATCATGGGCGCCTCTTCTTACAAAGGGGTCCGCCGGCACCATCGTTTACACAACAACATCCTCATTCACAATATTCCCATAATTTGCTGCTGGAAGCAGGCAGCAATATCGCTCAACAACAACAGTCTCATCATTATCCGCATAGCTACATCTATGGAATTGGTAATACTAGTCCAGCTTACTACAACACTTGTTTCAACAATAGTAGCATTAGCACTAATGCCACAGTGGTAAATGCAAACCCTTGTGCGGGCGGGTCAGGAAATTATGCCAGATCGGGAGCCACTGCTTCCCAATTAATATCACAACATGAGCTTGAAATAATGCAAATGCAAAGAGGTTGTAGTAGTGTTGGTGGAAGTAGTGGGGGTGAGCCAATGGTGTTCAACTCGGTGCCGGTGGTTCAAGGTAAGGTGGCAGCAAAGCGACTCAGGCTATTCGGAGTGAATATGGATTGCCCCATGGATCACTCTGACATGTTTTCATCCTCGACTATCCCAACAACTTATTCTAACGCtccccatttttcttcttcattatcAACGTCTTCAACCCCTTTTCTTCAATTAAGGAATTTTAACAGCCCACTCCAAGTAGTACCCTCTGATGAAGAATCGTCTGACAAAGGCAAGGCATCCATGTCCTTGGATTTGGATATTTGA